CTTGATGGGAGTACAGGATTACATTACATTAGATGAGGCATCAGATATTTACTTACCCTTAAGCCGATTGTTAAATTTATATACCACAGCTTATCAGCAATTACATACCGTCACGGACACTTTTATTGGCCAGCGAACGAAGAAAGTTCCGTTTATTATCGGCATTGCTGGAAGTGTGGCTGTAGGGAAAAGTACCATATCAAGAATTATTAAGGCACTTTTGTCCCAATGGAATAGTCACCCAAATGTTGATATTTTAACGACGGATGGCTTCCTTTATCCTAATGAGGTTTTGGAACAAAGAGGTATTATGAATCGAAAAGGGTTTCCAGAGAGCTATGACATCAAGAAACTAATGAAGGTACTAGGTGATTTAAAATCTGGTAAATCAGAAGTAAGGGCACCATTGTATTCCCACTTAACGTATGATGTGTTGCAGGATGAGGAGCAAGTGTTTCACGATCCAGATATCGTTATTGTAGAAGGAGTTAATGTACTGCAAACACCTAAACGTAAGAAGAAAACACCACAAACCTTCGTTTCTGATTTCTTTGATTTTAGCATCTATATTGATGCAAATGAGGATGCGTTAGAAAAATGGTATGTGAATCGATTTATGAAGTTACGTGATACAGCCTTTCAGGATGAACGTTCTTATTTTCATAAGTACGCAGACCTTACCAACGATGAAGCATCTGATACGGCTAAAGATATCTGGGGACGAATCAACTTGAAAAACCTTTATGAGAATATCTTGCCTACAAAGTCTCGCGCTGACTTGATTTTGCATAAAGATGGCGATCATTTAATTGATGAGATACATTTACGAAAGATTTAAGTAAAGAAAGTGGGGAGACATTGAGGACGGCATGGAACGACCGTAATCAACCATTATATTTGCAATTGCTGTGTTTATGGTGGCTCTCGTGTTTATATGGTTTGGCATTACGGATACTTTACTTGCTCCTCGTGAAGCATATATTGGCCACTCTTCTATTTGTATTTATACCATTAATCTTAAAAGATATTCGCAAATCACCACAAGTGATAAAAGATCAGGAAATGAGAAAGTGGGAGAAAACTCGGAAGAGGGGGAAAGGTCGATATATTCTTGATTATACACTGATTTGGACAATCTCATTTGTAACAATAACTTGGATTTTGGAGGCTGAATTCACATGGGGGCACGTTGCTTGAAAAAGTACTCCTATGAGGTATAGCTGGGTTATTAGTGGCAGCAAATAGTTGGAAGGTTAATCAAAATGAATACTTTGCTTGGTACTATGAACAAGAAAAAAGGTGAAGCTCTCGTCTAAGAGCTTCACCTTTTTTAGATTAATCTATTGCAATGCTGCTTTCGATTTTACAAATTCAACAACCTCTTCAGATGTTCCCATGGATAGGATTTCATCTTTGTAGGAAGCCATTTCTTCTTTAGATAGGCTTAGAATTTGTGTTCTTGCTGGTAGGATAGATGTAGAACTCATGCTGAATTCATCTAGTCCTAATCCTAATAGAATTGGGATTGCAATCTCGTCTCCAGCCATTTCGCCACACATGCCAGTCCATTTGCCTTCTGCGTGGGAGGCTTCAATTACATTATTGATTAGGTTTAAAATTGCAGGATTGTATGGCTGGTAAAGGTAAGACACGCGCTCGTTCATACGGTCCGCAGCCATTGTATATTGGATAAGATCGTTTGTTCCGATACTGAAGAAATCTACCTCTTTAGCAAATTGTTTTGCCATTACTGCTGTTGCAGGGATTTCAACCATGATACCCACTTCAATTTTGTCAGATACGTCCGTACCTTCGTTTTGAAGATTTTGCTTCTCTTCTTCAAGGATGGATTTTGCCTGACGGAATTCTTCTAGTGTAGCAATCATCGGGAACATGATTTTTAGGTTACCATAAACGCTCGCGCGTAGTAGCGCGCGTAGCTGTGTACGGAAGATATCATCGCGTTCTAGACATAGACGAATCGCACGGAAGCCTAGGAATGGGTTCATTTCGTCTGGTAGGTCTAAGTAGTCTAGCTCTTTGTCCCCACCAATATCCAGTGTGCGAACAACTACAGGCTTGTCTTTCATTTGGCTAAGAACAGATTTATATGCTTCGAATTGTTCTTCTTCGGTTGGAAGTTGACTTTTACCCATGTATAAGAACTCTGTACGGTACAGGCCAACACCTTCGCCACCATTGTTTAAGACACCGGCAACATCATCAGGAGTACCAATGTTGGACACAAGTTCTACGTGTTGGTTATCAGATGTTACAGTAGCTTCGTCTTTAAGCTTCGCCCATTCTTCTTTCTTTTCTTCGAAGCGAGCTTGTTTTTGCTTAAATGTTTCAATTTGTTCATCAGTAGGGTGTACAATCACTTCGCCATCAATTCCGTCTACAATTACCATGTCATCTTTATTGATGGTGCCTGTTACTTCTTTTGTACCTACGACTGCAGGGATTTCAAGGGAAC
This DNA window, taken from Pontibacillus yanchengensis, encodes the following:
- the coaA gene encoding type I pantothenate kinase; translated protein: MKNNTFSPYITFNKEEWSELRNNVPMTLTEHQLHSLMGVQDYITLDEASDIYLPLSRLLNLYTTAYQQLHTVTDTFIGQRTKKVPFIIGIAGSVAVGKSTISRIIKALLSQWNSHPNVDILTTDGFLYPNEVLEQRGIMNRKGFPESYDIKKLMKVLGDLKSGKSEVRAPLYSHLTYDVLQDEEQVFHDPDIVIVEGVNVLQTPKRKKKTPQTFVSDFFDFSIYIDANEDALEKWYVNRFMKLRDTAFQDERSYFHKYADLTNDEASDTAKDIWGRINLKNLYENILPTKSRADLILHKDGDHLIDEIHLRKI
- the ptsP gene encoding phosphoenolpyruvate--protein phosphotransferase, translating into MSSIKGIAASNGIAIAKAYRMEVPDLSYDKKDVDNPDKEVERFHEALDTSKQELEKIKNHALESLGEEKAEIFSAHLLVLSDPELIQPITDKIKNENVNAESALDETANMFIDMFKNMDNEYMRERAADIQDVTKRVMAHLLGVTFPDPALIDEEVVIVAEDLTPSDTAQLNKEFVKGFTTDIGGRTSHSAIMARSLEIPAVVGTKEVTGTINKDDMVIVDGIDGEVIVHPTDEQIETFKQKQARFEEKKEEWAKLKDEATVTSDNQHVELVSNIGTPDDVAGVLNNGGEGVGLYRTEFLYMGKSQLPTEEEQFEAYKSVLSQMKDKPVVVRTLDIGGDKELDYLDLPDEMNPFLGFRAIRLCLERDDIFRTQLRALLRASVYGNLKIMFPMIATLEEFRQAKSILEEEKQNLQNEGTDVSDKIEVGIMVEIPATAVMAKQFAKEVDFFSIGTNDLIQYTMAADRMNERVSYLYQPYNPAILNLINNVIEASHAEGKWTGMCGEMAGDEIAIPILLGLGLDEFSMSSTSILPARTQILSLSKEEMASYKDEILSMGTSEEVVEFVKSKAALQ